A single region of the Neotabrizicola shimadae genome encodes:
- a CDS encoding ABC transporter permease: MDGSRDLTATDGPAPRRLNLDWLGAVPFIGFSALFLIVPVFYLVAGAFTGPEGGFTLDNMIGLTSPEIASSFWLSIRLSLASALIGTLAGLLLAHAIVLGGMPGWIRRSVTTFSGVASNFAGVPLAFAFIATLGRLGLVTVLFRQVFGFDIYSTGFSLFSFWGLVITYLYFQMPLMLLVITPALEGLKPEWREAAESLGASGPQYWTMVGAPVLAPSVMGCFLLLFANAFGTLATIIALTGSNFSVVPILLFQQIRGNVLYNPNLGYALALGMILIMVASNLLYIALRARAERWQK; encoded by the coding sequence CCTCAACCTGGACTGGCTCGGTGCTGTGCCGTTCATCGGCTTCTCCGCGCTGTTCCTGATCGTGCCGGTGTTCTACCTCGTCGCCGGCGCCTTCACCGGCCCCGAGGGCGGCTTCACGCTGGATAACATGATCGGGCTGACCAGCCCGGAAATCGCCTCGTCCTTCTGGTTGTCGATCCGGCTCAGCCTGGCCTCGGCCCTGATCGGCACTCTTGCCGGGCTTCTTCTCGCCCATGCGATCGTGCTGGGCGGAATGCCGGGCTGGATCCGCCGATCGGTCACCACCTTCTCGGGGGTGGCCTCGAACTTCGCGGGCGTGCCGCTGGCCTTTGCCTTCATCGCCACCCTGGGTCGCCTGGGTCTGGTGACCGTGCTCTTCCGCCAGGTCTTCGGCTTCGACATATATTCGACAGGCTTCAGCCTGTTCTCGTTCTGGGGCCTGGTCATCACCTATCTCTATTTCCAGATGCCGCTGATGCTTCTGGTCATCACCCCGGCGCTGGAGGGGCTGAAACCCGAATGGCGCGAGGCGGCGGAAAGCCTGGGCGCCAGTGGGCCGCAATACTGGACGATGGTCGGCGCGCCGGTGCTGGCGCCCTCGGTGATGGGCTGCTTCCTGCTTCTCTTCGCCAATGCCTTCGGAACGCTGGCAACGATCATCGCGCTGACCGGATCGAACTTTTCGGTCGTGCCGATCCTGCTGTTCCAGCAGATCCGCGGCAACGTCCTTTACAACCCGAACCTGGGCTACGCGCTGGCGCTCGGCATGATCCTGATCATGGTGGCGTCGAACCTGCTCTACATTGCCCTGCGCGCCCGGGCCGAGCGGTGGCAGAAATGA
- a CDS encoding ABC transporter permease, translated as MKRRVSVGSVLIVVAAALYFLVPLYAAFQFSLQMKRGELSLAAYRALFDSDVFLNALTFSLIASAAAIVVGAILVVPTIYWVRLRLPRLRPVIEFISLLPLIIPSVVLVFGQIRMFGSSSILPLTTSDLGTNFLLVAGYVVLSMPYMFRAVDNGLAAIDIATLTEAGESLGASRLRIVGTIIFPNIRGAIISGAFLTLSICLGEFAIASLLNRQAFGPYMVQLGQDRAYEPAALAIMSFALTWVLMALMQAFGTMKPGQRLLPRFRSARNNGEKA; from the coding sequence ATGAAGCGCCGGGTCTCTGTCGGGTCGGTGCTCATTGTCGTGGCGGCCGCGCTCTATTTCCTGGTGCCGCTCTATGCCGCCTTCCAGTTCTCGCTTCAGATGAAGCGCGGAGAGCTTTCCCTTGCTGCCTATCGGGCCCTGTTCGACAGCGACGTCTTCCTCAATGCCCTGACATTTTCGCTGATCGCTTCGGCCGCGGCGATCGTGGTGGGCGCGATCCTTGTGGTGCCGACGATCTACTGGGTGCGCCTGCGGCTGCCCCGGCTACGCCCGGTGATCGAGTTCATCTCGCTCCTGCCGCTGATCATCCCCTCGGTCGTTCTGGTCTTCGGCCAGATCCGCATGTTCGGATCCAGTTCGATCCTGCCGCTGACCACCAGCGATCTTGGCACCAACTTCCTGCTCGTCGCGGGCTATGTCGTTCTGTCGATGCCCTACATGTTCCGCGCCGTCGACAATGGTCTGGCCGCCATCGACATCGCCACGCTGACCGAGGCGGGCGAAAGCCTCGGCGCCTCGCGGCTGCGGATCGTGGGCACCATCATCTTCCCCAACATCCGCGGCGCGATCATCTCGGGCGCCTTCCTGACCCTGTCGATCTGCCTGGGCGAATTCGCCATCGCCAGCCTGCTGAACCGTCAGGCTTTCGGCCCCTACATGGTGCAATTGGGTCAGGACCGCGCCTACGAACCCGCCGCCCTGGCGATCATGAGCTTTGCCCTGACCTGGGTGCTGATGGCGCTGATGCAGGCCTTCGGGACGATGAAGCCGGGGCAGCGCCTGCTGCCGCGCTTCCGGTCGGCCCGCAACAACGGAGAGAAGGCATGA